A part of Nitrospirota bacterium genomic DNA contains:
- the glnD gene encoding [protein-PII] uridylyltransferase, with translation MSSSLSLKEILDRSSDRQTRIQILKNYLQRRRRDLYDLHKKGASGRHIVRELTTLTDEILTGLYRKAVIQYEISSPGYIQEGICLVAVGGYGRRELNPFSDMDIMFLYQPECKEAVEEISKEMLYLLWDLEFTIGHSVRTIEDSIHIGFHDLTARTALMESRLLAGSETLFQEFQRLYYQKVVERDKKRYVNELLQQIKKERQKFGSTVYILEPNIKRSEGGLRDIHYLQWAAFTCYGTYSLVELHKQGLLTAYEYNALTEAQNFLWIVRNEMHFNAGKSSDILTFREQKRLSEFFKFQDQPHLLGVEQFMQQYYKHSTAIHQIFSQFIRRAIPRSFVRKIWDKLLARKISPCFIATPREVSVDEKKRKLFLSSGEYVLKLFLISQARGLPISEGALDLLRRSVEFRDAAFFASPESKKIFMEFLSRPGCIAPLLRKMRQTRVLDTFISDFGHVNRLMQYNQYHKYTVDEHLIKCIEEAEALSEETGVLAQIYREIKRKDLLHLALLMHDIGKGRGGDHTQWGIEISKRVNQSLGLPREEGDVIIFLVQNHLLMSHLAFRRDLGDEKVLLQFARLVGQPEMLKMLCLLTYADIKGVGPDAWTDWKRSLLIELYQKTIEALTGAKTEASEKAREENIFKFLEKELQKNYSPEEIREIFNSLPRRILFAMEPSKLLTYLLRASALKSDPVLADVCRNKEKGLAELTVYTLDAITPGIFSKISGCLAANGLEIAGAQVHTTLKGIVVDSFQVYDVDSEDIHFEERWAKVKKNIQEVLKGEQTVEALFQNQMRSGRGVKEHLQTIPPLVEIDNDTSDECTIIDIFASDRQGLLYVMTKAIFDLGLSVYSAKIATRLDQIVDVFYVKDQNEGKVTQPERLREIKEKLLDVIDAYCPPS, from the coding sequence ATGAGTTCCTCCTTATCTCTTAAAGAAATTCTCGACCGCTCTTCTGACCGGCAGACGCGGATTCAAATCCTTAAAAACTATCTCCAGCGCCGAAGGCGTGACCTCTATGATCTCCATAAAAAGGGAGCCTCCGGCCGTCATATTGTCCGTGAATTGACGACCCTGACCGACGAAATTCTGACAGGACTTTATCGTAAAGCCGTTATTCAGTATGAGATATCGTCTCCCGGCTACATTCAAGAAGGAATCTGTCTGGTTGCCGTGGGAGGTTACGGGAGGAGAGAACTCAATCCGTTTTCTGATATGGATATTATGTTCCTTTATCAGCCTGAATGTAAAGAAGCGGTCGAAGAGATTTCGAAAGAGATGCTTTATCTTCTTTGGGACCTGGAGTTTACCATCGGCCATAGCGTCAGGACGATCGAAGATTCGATTCATATCGGTTTCCATGATTTAACAGCCAGAACCGCTCTTATGGAATCAAGGCTCCTGGCAGGAAGTGAAACCTTATTTCAGGAGTTTCAACGTCTTTATTATCAAAAAGTGGTAGAACGGGATAAAAAAAGATATGTCAACGAACTCCTTCAGCAGATCAAAAAAGAACGCCAGAAATTCGGCTCGACCGTTTATATCCTGGAACCGAATATCAAAAGAAGCGAAGGCGGGTTAAGGGATATCCATTATTTGCAATGGGCTGCATTTACCTGTTACGGGACCTATTCTCTGGTTGAACTCCATAAACAGGGACTCCTGACCGCCTACGAATATAATGCTTTAACCGAGGCGCAAAATTTCCTCTGGATTGTCCGGAATGAAATGCATTTTAATGCCGGTAAAAGCTCCGATATCCTGACCTTCCGGGAGCAAAAAAGACTTTCGGAGTTTTTTAAATTTCAGGATCAGCCCCATTTATTAGGGGTCGAACAGTTTATGCAGCAATATTATAAACATTCGACGGCCATTCACCAGATTTTTTCCCAATTTATCCGGAGGGCTATCCCTCGTTCGTTCGTTAGAAAAATATGGGATAAACTCCTGGCCAGAAAAATTTCTCCCTGTTTTATAGCGACTCCCCGCGAAGTATCGGTCGACGAAAAAAAGAGAAAGTTGTTTTTAAGTTCAGGAGAATATGTTTTAAAACTCTTTCTGATTTCCCAGGCCCGCGGGCTCCCAATTTCAGAAGGGGCGCTCGACCTTTTGAGACGGAGTGTGGAATTTCGTGACGCCGCGTTTTTCGCCTCTCCTGAAAGCAAAAAGATATTTATGGAATTTTTGAGCCGGCCGGGGTGCATTGCGCCTCTTCTAAGGAAGATGCGCCAAACCCGCGTACTGGATACCTTTATTTCTGATTTTGGCCATGTGAACCGGCTAATGCAATATAACCAGTATCACAAATATACGGTGGATGAGCACTTGATCAAGTGTATCGAGGAAGCAGAAGCGTTAAGCGAAGAGACAGGGGTGCTGGCGCAGATTTATCGCGAAATCAAACGGAAGGATTTACTCCATCTTGCGCTTCTGATGCATGACATTGGTAAAGGTAGAGGAGGGGACCATACCCAATGGGGGATTGAAATTTCAAAAAGGGTTAACCAGTCTCTTGGCCTTCCCAGGGAAGAAGGGGATGTAATTATTTTCCTTGTTCAAAATCATCTCTTAATGTCTCATCTGGCCTTCCGCCGCGATTTAGGCGATGAAAAGGTGCTTCTTCAGTTCGCCCGTTTGGTCGGACAACCTGAAATGTTGAAAATGCTCTGCCTTTTAACCTACGCCGATATCAAGGGTGTGGGGCCTGATGCCTGGACGGATTGGAAACGAAGTTTATTGATCGAACTTTATCAAAAAACCATCGAAGCGCTCACGGGAGCAAAAACCGAAGCTTCGGAAAAGGCCAGAGAAGAAAACATCTTTAAATTTCTTGAAAAAGAACTGCAAAAAAATTATTCCCCGGAAGAAATACGAGAGATTTTTAATTCTCTTCCGCGGCGGATCTTGTTTGCCATGGAGCCTTCTAAACTTTTGACCTATCTTTTGCGTGCTAGCGCGCTCAAATCTGACCCTGTTTTGGCCGATGTCTGCCGAAATAAAGAAAAAGGGTTGGCGGAATTGACGGTCTATACCCTGGATGCCATTACACCGGGCATTTTTTCAAAAATTTCAGGCTGTCTTGCGGCCAACGGACTGGAAATTGCCGGCGCTCAGGTTCATACGACCCTGAAAGGGATTGTGGTGGATTCCTTTCAGGTTTACGACGTGGATTCCGAAGATATTCACTTTGAAGAACGGTGGGCAAAAGTCAAGAAAAATATCCAGGAGGTGTTGAAGGGCGAACAAACCGTGGAAGCTTTGTTTCAAAACCAGATGCGGTCCGGCCGGGGCGTTAAAGAGCATTTACAGACGATCCCCCCTCTTGTGGAGATCGATAACGATACATCAGATGAATGTACGATTATTGATATTTTCGCCTCGGACAGGCAGGGACTCCTTTATGTGATGACGAAAGCCATTTTTGATCTGGGATTATCCGTCTATTCCGCTAAAATCGCGACACGCCTCGACCAGATCGTCGACGTTTTTTACGTAAAGGATCAAAATGAGGGAAAGGTTACTCAGCCAGAGCGTCTTCGCGAAATTAAAGAGAAGCTTCTCGATGTCATTGATGCCTATTGTCCGCCTTCCTGA
- a CDS encoding P-II family nitrogen regulator, translating into MKKIEAIIKPFKLDEVKDSLNDIGVKGMTVTEVKGFGRQKGHTETYRGAEYTVDFVPKVKIEIVVNDDLAQRAIEAITNAAKTGTIGDGKIFVTSLSEAIRIRTGEKGENAL; encoded by the coding sequence ATGAAAAAAATTGAAGCCATTATTAAGCCTTTTAAACTGGACGAGGTGAAAGATTCTCTTAACGACATCGGGGTCAAGGGGATGACCGTTACCGAGGTCAAAGGGTTTGGCCGGCAGAAGGGCCACACGGAGACCTATCGGGGGGCGGAATACACGGTTGATTTTGTCCCAAAAGTCAAGATCGAAATCGTGGTCAATGATGATTTAGCCCAGCGGGCCATCGAGGCAATTACCAACGCCGCAAAAACCGGAACCATCGGCGACGGGAAAATCTTCGTCACATCATTAAGCGAAGCGATTCGGATTCGTACAGGCGAAAAAGGAGAAAACGCTTTATAA
- a CDS encoding ammonium transporter, whose protein sequence is MKLKYTMIMLMLLLGMVSIAFAQVETPPTTAPAAAAPAVPPAAAPAPPAKIDSGDTAWVLTSSALVLLMTAPGLALFYGGMVRKKNVLATIMQSFIILCIISIQWVLWGYSLAFGPDKGGLIGSLAWFGLSGVGYDPNPDYAATIPHQAFMIFQAMFAVITPALITGAFAERMKFSAFILFTLLWATFIYDPIAHWVWGVGGWLHNLGALDFAGGTVVHISSGVAGLACALYLGKRKGYGTEAMAPHNLPLTVLGAALLWFGWFGFNAGSALSAGTLATVAFVVTNTATAAAALAWMVTEWLHRGKPTVLGAASGAVAGLVAITPASGFVTVLSSILVGVGAGVFCYLASVVIKNKFGYDDSLDAFGVHGIGGTWGALATGLFATKLVNSAGGDGLFYGNSHQVVVQLTAIVASWVFSFVGTLIILKVVDSIIGLRVTSEDEQNGLDLSQHNERGYN, encoded by the coding sequence ATGAAACTTAAATATACCATGATCATGTTGATGCTGTTGCTAGGAATGGTCAGCATCGCTTTTGCCCAGGTCGAAACGCCTCCGACTACGGCTCCGGCAGCAGCGGCTCCCGCGGTACCACCAGCAGCGGCTCCTGCCCCGCCGGCTAAAATCGATTCCGGAGATACGGCGTGGGTACTGACCTCTTCTGCGCTGGTTTTATTGATGACGGCCCCGGGTTTAGCATTATTTTACGGGGGCATGGTACGAAAAAAGAACGTTTTGGCGACCATCATGCAGAGCTTTATTATTCTTTGCATCATCAGTATTCAATGGGTTCTCTGGGGATATAGCCTCGCCTTTGGACCCGACAAAGGAGGTTTGATCGGAAGTCTTGCCTGGTTTGGTTTAAGCGGAGTTGGCTATGATCCCAATCCCGATTATGCGGCGACGATTCCGCATCAGGCCTTTATGATCTTCCAGGCGATGTTTGCCGTGATCACCCCGGCGTTGATTACGGGGGCTTTTGCGGAAAGAATGAAATTTAGCGCTTTTATTCTGTTTACGCTATTATGGGCAACCTTTATTTATGATCCGATTGCCCATTGGGTTTGGGGAGTCGGAGGGTGGCTCCATAATTTAGGCGCGCTTGATTTCGCCGGCGGTACTGTCGTTCATATCAGTTCCGGAGTTGCCGGTTTAGCGTGTGCGCTCTATCTTGGAAAGCGAAAAGGATATGGAACTGAAGCAATGGCGCCTCATAACCTTCCATTAACCGTTTTGGGCGCGGCGCTCCTCTGGTTTGGCTGGTTTGGTTTTAATGCCGGAAGCGCCCTTTCTGCTGGAACGTTGGCCACCGTCGCTTTTGTGGTGACCAATACCGCGACTGCGGCCGCCGCACTTGCATGGATGGTAACAGAATGGCTCCATCGCGGGAAACCGACTGTCTTAGGCGCCGCTTCCGGTGCGGTGGCGGGACTTGTTGCCATTACCCCTGCATCAGGATTTGTCACCGTTTTATCTTCGATTCTCGTGGGAGTCGGAGCCGGGGTGTTCTGTTACCTCGCATCGGTTGTCATTAAAAATAAGTTTGGGTATGATGACTCACTGGATGCTTTTGGTGTCCATGGAATTGGTGGAACCTGGGGCGCTCTGGCAACGGGTCTTTTCGCCACGAAGTTAGTCAATTCGGCTGGTGGAGATGGACTTTTCTATGGAAATTCTCATCAGGTCGTGGTCCAACTGACTGCGATCGTTGCAAGCTGGGTGTTTTCATTTGTTGGAACTTTAATTATACTTAAAGTGGTTGATTCCATCATCGGTTTGAGGGTAACTTCTGAAGATGAGCAGAACGGGTTGGATCTAAGTCAGCACAATGAACGCGGCTATAATTAA